The following are encoded in a window of Peromyscus leucopus breed LL Stock chromosome X, UCI_PerLeu_2.1, whole genome shotgun sequence genomic DNA:
- the Maged1 gene encoding melanoma-associated antigen D1 — protein MAQKPDGGAGLRGFQAEASVEDSALLVQTLMEAIQISEAPPTNQATAAASGQNASPQSSQPPTANEVADTELSTAAARPKTGFKAQNTTAKGPNDFSQARNAKEMPKNQSKVGFKSQNGTSKGPNAASDFPQAATTGKSAKKSEMGFKAQNTTTKAGPSAAYNFSQPPSANEMTNNQPKTATKAWNDTTKVPAADAQIQNVNQAKMADIGTSPGISETDGAAAQTSADGSQAQNVESRTIIRGKRTRKINNLNVEESSSGDQRRASLASGNWRSAPVPVTTQNPPGAPPNVLWQTPLAWQNPSGWQNQTARQTPPARQSPPARQTPSAWQNPVAWQNPVIWPNPVIWQNPVIWPNPIVWPGPIVWPNPMAWQNTPGWQSPPSWQAPPSWQGPQDWQGPPDWQLPPDWSLPPDWSFPTDWPFPPDWIPADWPIPPDWQNLRPSPNLRSSSNSRASQNQGAPQPRDVALLQERANKLVKYLMLKDYTKVPIKRSEMLRDIIREYTDVYPEIIERACFVLEKKFGIQLKEIDKDEHLYILISTPESLAGILGTTKDTPKLGLLLVILGIIFMNGNRASEAVLWEALRKMGLRPGVRHPLLGDLRKLLTYEFVKQKYLDYRRVPNSNPPEYEFLWGLRSYHETSKMKVLRFIAEVQKRDPRDWTAQFMEAADEALDALDAAAAEAEARAEARTRMGIGDEAVSGPWSWDDIEFELLTWDEEGDFGDPWSRIPFTFWARYHQNARSRFPQAFTGPIIGPSGTATANFAANFGAIGFFWVE, from the exons ATGGCTCAGAAACCGGACGGTGGTGCAGGCCTCCGCGGCTTCCAG GCTGAGGCCTCCGTAGAAGACAGCGCCTTGCTTGTGCAGACCTTGATGGAAGCCATCCAGATCTCCGAGGCTCCACCCACCAACCAGGCCACAGCAGCTGCCAGTGGGCAGAATGCTAGTCCCCAGAGTTCACAGCCCCCAACTGCCAATGAGGTGGCTGATACTGAGCTCTCAACAGCTGCTGCTAGGCCTAAGACAGGCTTCAAAGCCCAGAATACCACCGCAAAGGGTCCAAATGATTTCTCTCAGGCACGTAATGCCAAGGAGATGCCCAAGAACCAGTCTAAGGTGGGCTTTAAGTCACAGAATGGCACCTCTAAAGGTCCAAATGCTGCCTCTGATTTTCCCCAGGCAGCAACCACAGGCAAATCCGCTAAAAAGTCTGAAATGGGCTTTAAGGCCCAGAATACCACTACTAAGGCCGGCCCCAGTGCCGCCTACAATTTCTCTCAGCCCCCCAGTGCCAATGAGATGACCAACAACCAGCCTAAGACAGCTACTAAGGCTTGGAATGATACCACTAAGGTCCCTGCAGCTGATGCCCAGATCCAGAATGTAAACCAGGCCAAAATGGCTGACATAGGGACCAGCCCAGGTATCTCTGAAACTGATGGTGCAGCTGCACAGACCTCAGCAGATGGCTCCCAGGCTCAGAATGTGGAGTCCCGGACTATAATTCGGGGCAAGAGGACCCGCAAG ATTAATAACTTGAATGTGGAAGAGAGCAGCAGTGGGGATCAAAGGCGGGCCTCACTGGCTTCGGGGAACTGGAGGTCTGCTCCAGTTCCAGTGACCACTCAGAACCCACCTGGCGCACCCCCCAATGTGCTGTGGCAGACCCCACTGGCTTGGCAGAACCCATCTGGCTGGCAAAATCAGACAGCCAGGCAGACCCCACCAGCACGTCAGAGTCCCCCAGCTAGGCAGACACCATCAGCTTGGCAGAACCCAGTTGCATGGCAGAATCCAGTGATCTGGCCTAACCCAGTGATCTGGCAGAATCCAGTGATCTGGCCAAACCCCATTGTCTGGCCTGGTCCAATTGTCTGGCCAAACCCAATGGCCTGGCAGAATACACCTGGATGGCAGAGCCCACCTAGCTGGCAGGCTCCACCCAGTTGGCAGGGTCCTCAAGATTGGCAGGGCCCTCCAGATTGGCAGTTACCACCCGACTGGTCACTGCCTCCTGACTGGTCATTTCCCACTGATTGGCCTTTTCCACCTGACTGGATCCCAGCCGATTGGCCAATTCCACCTGACTGGCAGAACTTACGACCCTCGCCTAATCTGAGATCCTCCTCCAACTCTCGTGCCTCACAGAACCAGGGTGCTCCACAGCCCCGAGATGTGGCCCTCCTTCAGGAAAGA GCAAACAAGCTGGTCAAGTACCTGATGCTTAAAGACTACACAAAGGTGCCCATCAAGCGCTCAG AAATGCTGAGGGATATCATCCGAGAATACACTGATGTTTACCCAGAAATCATTGAACGCGCCTGCTTTGTCCTGGAGAAG AAATTTGGAATTCAGCTGAAGGAAATTGACAAAGACGAGCATCTGTATATTCTCATCAGTACCCCTGAGTCCCTGGCTGGCATACTGGGAAC GACCAAAGACACACCCAAGCTCGGCCTCCTCTTAGTGATTCTGGGCATTATCTTCATGAATGGCAACCGTGCCAGTGAGG CCGTCCTTTGGGAGGCACTGCGCAAGATGGGACTACGTCCTGG GGTCAGACATCCCCTCCTTGGCGATCTGCGAAAGCTTCTGACTTACGAGTTTGTAAAGCAGAA ATACCTGGACTACAGACGAGTGCCCAACAGCAACCCTCCTGAGTATGAGTTCCTCTGGGGCCTCCGTTCCTACCATGAGACCAGCAAGATGAAAGTGCTGAGGTTCATTGCAGAG GTGCAGAAGAGAGACCCTCGTGACTGGACTGCACAGTTCATGGAAGCTGCAGATGAAGCTTTGGATGCTCTGGATGCTGCtgcagctgaggcagaggcccGCGCTGAAGCAAGAACCCGCATGGGAATCGGAGATGAGGCTGTGTCTGGGCCCTGGAGCTGGGATGACATCGAGTTTGAGCTGCTGACCTGGGATGAGGAAGGAGATTTTGGAGATCCTTGGTCCAGGATCCCCTTTACCTTCTGGGCCCGATACCACCAGAATGCCCGCTCCAGATTCCCTCAGGCCTTTACTGGCCCCATTATTGGCCCCAGTGGTACAGCCACTGCCAACTTCGCTGCCAACTTCGGTGCCATTGGCTTCTTCTGGGTTGAGTAA